The DNA region GAGCTCAAAGAGCTATCGACGATTTTTTTGGAGACAAGAAAAATCTTATACAGAGGGATGACCGGACTGGCAAATATTACCTGATCAAACCTTAAATTTATAATGCCAAACCAGGTGCATGTGTTTTATGAAGGCAGGGTTCAGGGGATAGGATTCCGTTTTACGGTTGAGCGTATTGCTAATCAACTGGGAGTTTATGGCTGGGTCAGGAATTTAGGGGATGGTAGAGTAGAACTTTGGGCTGAAGGCGATAGCGGGATTTTAAAAGAATTTCTTAGCCAGATCAAAAGCTATTTTTTACAATACATCAACAATACTGAGGAGAATTGGCAACAGGGAGTTTCTTTGTTCCAGGATTTTAGAGTGAGATTCTGATGCGATACGGGATTTTCTCTGATATCCATTCAAATTTAGAGGCGCTTGATTCAGTGCTTGATTCCTATAAGCATGAGGCTATCGACAGGTATTTCTGTATTGGCGATATCGTCGGTTATGCTGCTAACCCAAATGAGTGCATAGAATTAATCCGTTCTAAGAATGTAGTTTGCGTTGCGGGTAATCATGACTGGGCAAGTGTAGGATTGTTCGCATTGGATAATTTTAACCCTTTAGCTAAAGAAGCCGTTATCTGGACACGCACCAGACTTAATAGCGACAATATCGATTATCTGCAGTCTTTGGACCTTATTTATTCGGATGATGATTTTACTATGGTCCATGGCACTCTCGATCGCCCCCAGGAATTCAACTATATGTCCGGCGGATATACCGCCTGGGATAGCTTTGAGGCGATGGATAACCATATTTGCTTTGTCGGTCATACCCATGTACCTGAAATATACATAAGAAAACCAGATGATTATCTGGAATCGCGGAAAGAGGATATCTTGAGTATAGAGGACGATTGTTCTTATATCGTTAACGTCGGGAGCACGGGTCAACCGCGCGATGGCGACCGTAGGGCAGCCTATTGCATATATGATACTCAGAAAAGAAAACTCGAGATAAGAAGGATTGATTACGATTTTCTGCAAACAAAAAGAAAAATAACCGATGCCGGGTTGCCTGAATTTCTTGCACAGAGGCTCGAGATTGGAAGATAGAGTGTCTGAGAATGTCAAAAATAAGATCGAGAGATTAAAAAGAGATATAAGATTTCATGACCGCCTTTATTATGTCTTAAGTGATCCAAAAATTTCCGACAAGGAATATGATGTTTTATTAAAAGAGCTGCAGGCCCTTGAAGATAAATATCCGCAATATAAGACGGAAGATTCTCCCACCGTACGTTTAAGCGGCGGGATCTTAAAGGGATTTAGAAGTATCCGCCATGTGGAGAAGATGTATTCTCTGGATAATACCTATTCTTTTGATGAGATATATTCATGGAAAGACAGGGTCCTGAAGAATCTGCCTGACGGGAAAATAAGTTATGTTGCGGAGCTAAAGATTGATGGTGTCAGCGCCAACCTTACTTACCGTAATGGCAAGCTGATTTCAGCGGCGACTAGAGGAGACGGCCAGACCGGAGAAGACATAACTGAAAATATAAAAAGAGTACGTTCTATCCCTCTTACTTTAAGCGGGGATAATCTTCCTGAGTTTATCGAGGTGCGGGGAGAGGTTTATATGGAGAAACAGAGTTTATCTAATCTTAACAGGCAGAGAGAAGCTGCAGGAGAGCCTATTTTTGCAAATCCGCGTAATGCAGCCAGTGGTTCCTTAAAATTACTGGATTCGGAAGAAGTAGCAAAAAGGAGATTGCTTTTTTATGCACATTCTTTAGGTGCCTATAGCGGGGTTAAGCTCAGCGGACATTTTGAATTCTTACAAAAATTAAAATATTGGGGCATAAGAGTCAATGAGCATGTAAAATTATGCCATACTATCGAAGATGTGATAGAGTATTGCAAGCTATGGCAGGGAAAAAGAGAAGGCCTTGCATATGAGATTGATGGTGCGGTTATAAAGGTGGATAACCTTGAGCAGCAGCATAAATTAGGCTTTACTTTGAAGAGCCCGCGTTGGGCAATAGCATATAAGTTTCCAGCTCGCCAGGCCACTACGGAAGTCATGAAGATAGTTTTCCAGGTTGGCAGGACCGGAGTTATAACTCCGGTAGCGGAGCTTAAGCCTGTAGAATGCGGCGGTGTAATAATAAAACATGCTACCTTGCATAATTTTGATGAAATCGAACGTTTGGGGATACGGGAACATGACCGGGTATTGATTGAAAGGGCAGGAGAAGTTATCCCTAAAATAATCAAGGTTATTGAAAGGCGCGGTAAGTCAGCGGTGCGGATACCCAAAGAATGCCCTGTCTGTTCCGGAAAGGTGATTAAGGAAAAAGAAGAGGATGTTGCTTACCGATGCATCAACCCTAATTGCGGCGAGCAACTTCAGAGGTCTATACTGCATTTTGCTTCTCGTCAGGCAATGGATATTGAAGGTATGGGAGAAGCGGTTGTTTCCCAGTTGATCGGATTGAAATTAGTCGGCAGTTTTTCCGACATATATAGATTAAAGGGCAAGGACCTGTCAGCATTAGAATTGTTTAAGGAAAAAAAGATTAACAACCTGCTTTCTGCTATTGATGCCAGCAGGCACAGGCCGTTATCGAGGCTCATATATGGTTTGGGTATCCGCCATGTAGGAGAGAAGGCCGCATATGTTTTAGCCAGTAAATTTGGCAGCATAAACAAGCTAGCAGCAGCAGATATGCCTACCTTGCAGGGTATCCATGAGGTTGGCCCGATTATGGCAGAATCGATAGTAGATTATTTTGCTCAGCCCCAGGCAAAGAAATTAATAGAAGAATTTTCTTCGCTGGGTTTAAACCTTAAGGAAGAAGCTAAAAAGACAAAGAATACCCCGCTTACCGGTAAAAGGGTAGTGTTTACCGGAGAGTTGAAGAATTTTTCCAGACAGGAAGCTGAGGAATTGGTGCGCCAAAACGGCGGGTATCCGATTTCCAGCGTAAGTAAGGCTACTGATTTTGTTGTCGCCGGAGATAACCCCGGTTCTAAATATAATAATGCCAGGAAAATGAATATCAGGATATTAAATGAACAGGAATTCGAAAGGTTTTTGAAATGAAAAAAACAGCATATTTATTTATCGTTGTGTATTTTGCTCTTTATTCGCTAGGTTGTGAAGCTTTTATCCGTAAGTTCAGCCGTAAGCCTAAGAAAGAAAAAAGTGCTCAAGAAAAAATGGTCCTGGAACCGCAGGTATATTCTCCCGAGCAGGTCAGCAAGGAGGACGGATACCGGCAGAATTTTATCTTCTGGAAATCATGGCAGGAAGAATTGATAGATTCTCTCAATGACAGGAGCCCTAACAGGAAGAGGCAGATAATGGCGGCAAATGAAGCGATTAAGAACCTGGAATATGCAAGAACTATGCTGATCGAGCAGGCCCAGATTAAGCTGGATAAATATATAGGGCAGAGCAAAGATTTACTTGCAGAAATTGAGGCTGACACATACGGGGACAGGGCTGCAAGGAGCAGGTTCCAGGCAGAGCAGATTAGGATGAACGTATTAAAAGAATTTACATTCAGCAAGATAAAAATATACTTAAAATGATTCTGGAAAGAGTTGTTGTTGGTCCGTACCAAACCAACTGCTACCTCCTGGCAAAGGGTAAAGGAAGCGAGGCTATAATTATTGATCCCGGCAGCGATGCTGATAAGATCAAGAATGCCCTGATTAAGCATTCGCTAAAACCGTCTTTAGTCATTAATACTCATGGTCATTTTGATCATATAGGCTGTGATAGCGATTTTAATGTCCCTATCTATGTCCATAAGCTGGATTTGCCTCTTCTGGGTAGCCCTGAAAAGAACCTTTCTTCATTAGTATCTTCTCATGTTGCTGTTAACGATGAAGCAAATGCATTAAGAGACGGGCAGATCATAGGGGTCGAAGGGATAAAGTTAGAAGTAATACATACCCCTGGCCATACTATGGGAGGCGTGTGTCTTTTAGTAAGGGAGCCGGCAGCGAAAAAAATATTATTTACCGGTGACACTTTATTTAATTGCGGTATCGGCAGGACGGATATTGCAGGCTCAAACCCTGAATCACTCATTGAAAGCATAAAGAAAAGAATTTTCAGCTTGCCGGATAATATCGCTATTTTCCCAGGGCACGGGCCAAGTTCGACAATCGGGCATGAAAAAATGCATCTTGATCTGGACACTCTATGAAAGAACTGATTGACGTATTCTTGAATTATCTATCTGTCGAGAGGGGTCTGTCACGGAACACGATAGTCTCTTATAGGGAAGATTTAGAAAATTATATAAGATTTCTGGAAAAGAACAATATCACTGTTTTATCTAAGGCATCTAAGAATGACATTGTGAATTTTATGCTTCATCAGCGAGGCAGGGGGATCTCGCCGACTTCTATAGCCAGGAGGCTTGCTGCGATAAGGATGTTTCACAGGTTTCTCGTAAGGGAGAGGATTACTAAAGCCGACCCGACTGTCCTTATTGATTCGCCCAAACTGTGGAAAAGAATACCCGAGACTTTGAGCGTTAATGAAGTGGAGTCTATTATCAGCCAGCCTAATCTCAGGACAACACAAGGTATAAGAGACCGCGCGATATTGGAAGTCCTTTATGCTACAGGCATGCGTGTTTCCGAGGCATCTAACCTGAAGTCCGGAGACATAAACTTTGAAGTAGGCTTCCTGCGTTGCATTGGAAAAGGCAATAAAGAGAGAATTGTGCCTTTAGGTTCAAAAGCCATAGTAAGTTTGAAAAGATATTTAGAGGTGGGGCGGCCAAAGATGCTTAAGGGCAGGACTTGCGATTTTATATTCCTTAGCCGTTCAGGGAGCAGGATATCACGGCAGTCATTATGGAAAATGATAAAAAAGTATGCCAAAGACGCCAGGATAAAAAAGCAGATTAAGCCGCATATGTTAAGGCATTCATTCGCTACCCATCTGCTTGAACACGGGGCAGATTTACGCTCAGTGCAGGAGATGCTTGGGCATTCCAATATTTCAACAACGCAGATATATACGCACGTAAATAAAGACAGGATTAAAATGATCCATAAAATGTATCACCCCAGGCCATAGGACAAAATATGAAGAGACATCTTGATAAATTACCGGAAGAAAAAAAACAAATTATTTCTGCCTTTAGCGCGATAGCCGCATCCAGGGGTATTAGTATTTATCTTGTAGGCGGTTTTGTGCGTGATTTGTTATTGGGCAGGATAAATCTTGACCTTGACATCGTAGCAGAAAGAGACGGTATTTCTCTGGCGGAAGAGTTTGCCGCCAGGCTTAAAGCCAAAGCTGTTTTTCATAAAAGGTTCGGCACAGCTACGATTATTGTCCCTGGTTCCGGTTTTAAAGTTGATATTACAACCGCCAGGTCCGAAAGTTACCCTTATCCGGCTTCTTTGCCGGTAGTAAGGCGTGGGAATTTAAAAGAAGATCTTTTCAGAAGAGATTTTACTATTAATTCTATGGCCATATGTATAAGCCAGGGAGAATTCGGGAAACTGATTGATTATTACGGAGGCCAAAAGGACTTACGCGATAAGAAGGTGCGGGTGCTGCACAAGGTAAGTTTTATTGACGATCCGACAAGGATATTAAGGGCAATCAGATTTGAGCAGAGGTTCGGATTTAGCATAGAACCAGAAACAAGAATACTTCTCAGGGATGCCGTTAAGTTAAAGATGTTGGAAGCGACCCAGCCTCAAAGGCTCAGAGACGAAATAATCCTGATGCTTAAAGAAGAGAATTGCTTAAAACAGTTAAGGCGCATGGATAAATTGGTTGGATTCAGGTCTATTCATAATAAATTGGAACTTAAGAAGAAAGATTATCAATTAATTTCCTCCATGCAAAAAGAAGTATCTTGGTATAACAAGCTATACCCCGATAGGAGGATTCTTGATTCCTGGTTGATTTATTTTATGGCAGTAGTTGATCCTTTGAATTTAAAACAGGCCAAAGAGGTGACAGACAGGATGGTTTTAAAAAAAGGCGAAGACAAAAGGATATTCAGCTATAAATCTTTATTCGTAAAAGTCGAAAGAGCCCTCTCTAAAGACAGGATATCCCCGCTGATGATATTCAGGCTGCTGGAGCCCCTTAGTTACGAAACGATAATCGCCTTCAGGGCGAAGACTGCTAATGCAAAAGTCAAAAGTAAAATACGGGATTTTTTTGACATTTATAATGGCATGCGTCTTTATGTCTCAGGGCATGATTTACATAAACTCGGGCTTTCTCCCAGCCCGTTGTATCAAAAGATATTTTCAAGGGTCCTTGCCGCAAAAATAAACGGTAAGATAAGGACCAGGGAGCAGGAACTAGGGTTGATCAGAAAATATCTTAGGTTAGGCTTATAGCCCGGCTTGTTAGTTTTGCAACAGCAACTTGTGTACGGCCATTAATATTAACGTAAAAGGGGGGTATGATGTCCAGGCAAGACCGCGTTGAAAAAGCTATTCAAAAAGAGGTAAGCTCGATTATTCACGATGAGCTTAAAGACCCTAGATTAGGCTTCGTTACTATAACCAGGGTAGAGATAACTAAAGACCTGCGCGACACCAAGATATTTTATAGTGTTTTGGGGCAGGATAAGGAACATAAAGACACTAAGGTTGCATTAGATTCGGCATCGGGATTTATAAGGAAACTGATTGGCGAGCGTATAAATTTAAGATTCGTTCCTACCATTATGTTCAAAGAAGACAGGTCTTCGGAATATAGCGTACGCATACAGAAAGTTTTGGATGAAATATATGAAAAAGAAAATATTAAGACAAGTAGTAGAAAGCATAAGAAAAAATAAAAAGTTCATAATTACAAGCCATAGGAACCTTGAGGGCGATGCCTTAGGTTCCGAGTTGGCTTTTTTCAGGCTGCTCAGAAAAATAGGCAAGGAAGCGCTGATGGTTAACGCCGACCCTGTGCCTTATTCTTATAGCTTTCTGCCGGATATAGAGAAAATAGCAAAATATAAGAAAAGCTTAGCCGGATTGCGCTTTGATTGTTTTGTCACATTAGATTGCTCCGGCATGAACCGTTGCGGAGAGGTCAGCAATATCCGCATAAATTCTGACACGGTAGTAAATATTGACCACCATATAAGCAATGAAGCGTTCGGGGATGTCAATTGGGTCGATCCTAAAGCCTCATCTTGCAGTGAGATGGTATACGGACTTTATAAAGAAATGAGGGTGCCTTTTGATAAGAGCTCGGCATTGCAGCTGTATACAGGGATAATGACCGATACCGGTTCATTTAAGTATGTAAATACTACACCGGCTACCTTTATGGCCGCAGCTGAATTAACAAAATTCAATTTAGATATAAACGGCATTTACAGGAAAGTATATGAAGATATTCCCTTTGAAGATATAAAGTTTTTACTCTCGGTATTACCGGCTATAAAAAGAGGGGTTAACGGTAGAATCGTCTGGTTTAAAATCACCAAGAAGATAACTCCGGGGAAGTTGGCCATAGACCTAAGCGAGCATCTCTTAAACTTCGGCAGGAGCATAAAAAACGTCGATGTTGTAGTTTTATTTAAGGAAAACCTGGGAGACAATAAGGAGGTACGCGTGAATTTCAGGTCGCAAGGCAGGGTCGATGTCAACAAGATCGCTGCATTCTTTGGCGGCGGGGGGCATAAAACTGCAAGTGGCTGCACTATTGAAGGTGGCATAGATGAAGTTATACATAAAGTAATAGGCAAGATAAAATCCGAAATAAAATGAAGATTATCAGGGGACTGGGCAGATTGAAATTATATAAAAACACTGTAGTTGCTCTGGGTGTATTTGACGGGCTTCACCTCGGGCATAGAAAGATAATCGCCGAAGCAGTCAAGAAGGCACGCCATATAAACGGAACGAGCGTTGTGTTGACATTTTGGCCGGATCCTCATTACCAGGATACGCTTTCTTCGTTTGACCATAAATTAAAGCTTATAGGAAGCCTGGGAGTCGAAGTTTGTATAGTCCTTTCTTTTAACAGTAAGATCTCAAGCCTTTCGCCAAGCGAATTTATTTCCCGTATAATTATCGATAGATTAAACGCATCTTATCTTTATGTCGGCAGAAATTTTAAGTTCGGCAAGAATGCCAGCGGAGATTTTAACACTTTAATCGGTTTGGCAAAAAAAATGGGCATTAATGTTGTTGGCCTCAAGGTAATTAAAGCCGGCGGTAAAATAATAAGCAGTACATATATAAGGAGGCTTATAAGGAAAGGGTTGTTGTCTCAGGCAGAAAAGCTGCTTCTTAGGCCGGTCTCTGTCCATGGGAAAGTGATAAAAGGCAGGGCCATCGGCCGAAATATCGGTTTTCCCACTGCCAACATATCTCCCGAGCATGAAATCATTCCTCCTCCGGGGATTTATGCGGTCAGGGTATTTTACGGGGGCAAGGAGTTTGATGGAGTATGCTATATCGGTAAGAAACAGTCAATTCTGAAACGGCAATCAGCAAAAGATTTTGTGGAAGTACATATATTCGGCATTAATAAAGACCTTTACAATAAATCGCTGGAAATTGAGTTTATTAAGAAGATAAGGGAGGACAGAAAATTTAGAAATATACTCAGCTTAAGAGAGCAGATCGTAAAAGATATAAAAACTACCAAGGCCATACTATCCCGCCACAAAAAATACCACAAAATATAGCAATAATCCAACCCTTTCATACTACCCATTGTAATATAAACAGTTAAATAAAATTATGTCTTGACAAAGTGGCTAATTTTATCTATACTCGTTTCAAAGTGGAGTAAAGTGGAGTAAAGTGGATTAGAAGCAATTTGTGCCATGTCGGTGATACAAATTGCGATATCTAATTATTCGCTTTTATCTGTTTATTCGCTTGATTTTAGGTATTAATCTAAGAAGAAAGGGGGAGTTTAGCTTACGTTAAGAAAAACATTATATTACGTAGGTTAACGCTCGCTTATGTTTTACGGAGAATATATCCACACAATCGATCGCAAGGGGAGATTAATACTGCCTGCCAAATTCAGGGACGTTGCTAAGGCAAATTTTATAGAGAGATTTTTTGTAACCAGAGGTTTGGATAAATGCCTTTTTATGCTTTCAGAAGAAGAATGGAAGTCGCAGGAAGCAAAATTTAGAGCAATACCTTTTACCAAGCAGCAGGCCCGTACTTTTAACAGGCTTTATTTTTCTGGTGCTATAGAAGTTCTGGCTGATAAACAGGGAAGGATTTTGTTGCCTCAATATCTGAAGGACTACGCAGAGATAAAAAGGGACGTTATTATAGTCGGTGTCTCTAACCGTATCGAAATATGGTCCAAGGATAAATGGCAGGAATTTTACAGTAACTCAAAAACTTCTTTTGAGGAGATTGCGGAAAAATTACTGGATAATAATCCATAAAAATATTTGAGTATTCTAAAAAATCGAAAGTGGAAGAAAAAATAAATAATCTCTTTCAGGAGGGGTCAACATCTTGTTGCTGCCAGACATGCTGTGCAGATGATGCACATTCTGCAGGCAGCGGAGTTTTGGTAATGTCCGGTGTTGACAGGATAGAAGGTTGCGATATGAGCAAAAACTTTCATAACCCGGTTATGTCAAAAGAAGTGCTGGATGGCTTAAGCCTGGCACCCGGGAAAACTATTGTAGATGCTACTGTAGGAACCGCCGGGCACAGCGAACAGATAATTGAGAAAATATTACCGGCGGGGAAATTGGTGTGTATTGACAGGGATAAAGAATCCCTGGAAGTAGCCAGAAAACGGCTTTTAAGATTCTCCAATTCCACCGTTTTTATACATGGTAATTTTTCTGATTTAGAAAAAATTTTGAACCATGAGGGTATAAAAAAGATCGATGGTATTCTGTTTGACTTGGGCATATCTTCTTTTCAGCTGGATAATGCCGAGCGCGGGTTTACTTTTCAGCAGGACGGGCCTCTAGACATGCGTCTTGACAGAGACAGCTATATATCAGCTTATGATTTAGTCAATAATCTTCATGAAGATGAGATATCGCATTTATTGTGGAATTTTGGCCAAGAGCGATGGCACAGAAGGATAGCCCGCGTATTGGTTGAACAAAGGCAAAAGTCGCCGATATCAACTACGGCGCAATTAGCTGATATGGTTGATAGGGCTATACCTTACAGGTACAGGCGGGGATACAGGAAGATACATCCTGCCACCAGGACTTTTCAGGCTATAAGAATTGCTGTGAATAGAGAATTAGAGGCACTAGAAACAGCAATAAACCAGGCCATCGGCATTTTAACGAAAAAATCAAGGATCTGTGTGATTTCTTTCCATTCACTGGAAGACAGGATAGCAAAGCATTCTTTTCGTAAGGCAGCACACACAGGTTTGGTAAAAATAATTACTCCCAAGCCTGCGACTCCATTATGGTCCGAGATTGAGTCAAACCCGCGCAGCAGAAGCGCAAAATTGAGAGTCGCAGAAAGGATATAGCATGAGATTGACAAAGTTTTTGACAGTAGTAAGTTTTATTACTGTACTTTCATTAGTCTATGTTTATCAACAGACAGAAATATTCAGGCTGGCTTACCTCGGACAGAATAATCAGAATAAATTTCAAGAACTCCTTGATAAGAACACTATTCTTAGATACAATATTAACAAAGAAGTCTCTTTGATTAATATTGATTCAAAACTTTCTCGCTTTTCTGATTTTCAGATTCCTGATACTTGTAAGTTTGTAAGAGTTTCTTCTAACAGCATTGAGAATACTAGAGTACCTCAAGCGGGATCGAAGAAGAACGTTTTTGCCCAAATATTTAGCGTAAAGAGGCAGGCTGAAGCTAGGACCATAAACTCGCTGCCTGGGCGAATAGATACTGCATCGGACTTTAAATATTAAGCTTATAGATCTGGCCCAATCGTGTATACCTGGAATCATAACCGCAGGACAAAAGCGGTATTTTTATTTTTATACTCCTTCCTATCCTTTTGTTTCTTAAGGCTTTTATATATCCAATTCTTTAAGTCTAGTTTCCTCGCAGAACTGGCAAATAAACAATATAATTCCTTTGTTGAGCTTGAACCATGGCGCGGGAGGATATTTGACAGGAACCTTAAATTGCAGGCTGTTAATATCGCCGCCTATTCGCTTTATGCCAGCCCAAACATTATCAGTAATAAAGAAAAAGAAATGATAGTGGACCGGTTATCCCCGATACTCGGGTTGGAGCATAGTTATTTAAAATCTAGGATTTACCGCAACAAAGCTTTTGTATGGCTGGCTAGGAAGCTGAATGATTCTCAGGCCGGACAGATAAAGAACCTTAATCTAAAGGGATTAGGGTTTATTAAAGAGAGCAGGCGGTCTTATCCTAATGAATATTTAATGAGCCATGTGCTAGGATTTGCCGGGTTAGATAATAAGGGGCTCGAAGGCCTGGAGATGGTGTTTGATAATTACCTTAAGGGAGAGGATGGCTGGGCGGTATTATTAAGAGACGCCCGTCAAAAAAAACTCGACCTTTATCAGGAAATGTCTTTACCCAGAGATGGGTACGATATT from Candidatus Omnitrophota bacterium includes:
- the rbfA gene encoding 30S ribosome-binding factor RbfA, whose translation is MSRQDRVEKAIQKEVSSIIHDELKDPRLGFVTITRVEITKDLRDTKIFYSVLGQDKEHKDTKVALDSASGFIRKLIGERINLRFVPTIMFKEDRSSEYSVRIQKVLDEIYEKENIKTSSRKHKKK
- a CDS encoding MBL fold metallo-hydrolase; this translates as MILERVVVGPYQTNCYLLAKGKGSEAIIIDPGSDADKIKNALIKHSLKPSLVINTHGHFDHIGCDSDFNVPIYVHKLDLPLLGSPEKNLSSLVSSHVAVNDEANALRDGQIIGVEGIKLEVIHTPGHTMGGVCLLVREPAAKKILFTGDTLFNCGIGRTDIAGSNPESLIESIKKRIFSLPDNIAIFPGHGPSSTIGHEKMHLDLDTL
- the xerD gene encoding site-specific tyrosine recombinase XerD, producing the protein MKELIDVFLNYLSVERGLSRNTIVSYREDLENYIRFLEKNNITVLSKASKNDIVNFMLHQRGRGISPTSIARRLAAIRMFHRFLVRERITKADPTVLIDSPKLWKRIPETLSVNEVESIISQPNLRTTQGIRDRAILEVLYATGMRVSEASNLKSGDINFEVGFLRCIGKGNKERIVPLGSKAIVSLKRYLEVGRPKMLKGRTCDFIFLSRSGSRISRQSLWKMIKKYAKDARIKKQIKPHMLRHSFATHLLEHGADLRSVQEMLGHSNISTTQIYTHVNKDRIKMIHKMYHPRP
- a CDS encoding metallophosphoesterase — encoded protein: MRYGIFSDIHSNLEALDSVLDSYKHEAIDRYFCIGDIVGYAANPNECIELIRSKNVVCVAGNHDWASVGLFALDNFNPLAKEAVIWTRTRLNSDNIDYLQSLDLIYSDDDFTMVHGTLDRPQEFNYMSGGYTAWDSFEAMDNHICFVGHTHVPEIYIRKPDDYLESRKEDILSIEDDCSYIVNVGSTGQPRDGDRRAAYCIYDTQKRKLEIRRIDYDFLQTKRKITDAGLPEFLAQRLEIGR
- the rsmH gene encoding 16S rRNA (cytosine(1402)-N(4))-methyltransferase RsmH, whose amino-acid sequence is MSKNFHNPVMSKEVLDGLSLAPGKTIVDATVGTAGHSEQIIEKILPAGKLVCIDRDKESLEVARKRLLRFSNSTVFIHGNFSDLEKILNHEGIKKIDGILFDLGISSFQLDNAERGFTFQQDGPLDMRLDRDSYISAYDLVNNLHEDEISHLLWNFGQERWHRRIARVLVEQRQKSPISTTAQLADMVDRAIPYRYRRGYRKIHPATRTFQAIRIAVNRELEALETAINQAIGILTKKSRICVISFHSLEDRIAKHSFRKAAHTGLVKIITPKPATPLWSEIESNPRSRSAKLRVAERI
- a CDS encoding bifunctional riboflavin kinase/FAD synthetase codes for the protein MKIIRGLGRLKLYKNTVVALGVFDGLHLGHRKIIAEAVKKARHINGTSVVLTFWPDPHYQDTLSSFDHKLKLIGSLGVEVCIVLSFNSKISSLSPSEFISRIIIDRLNASYLYVGRNFKFGKNASGDFNTLIGLAKKMGINVVGLKVIKAGGKIISSTYIRRLIRKGLLSQAEKLLLRPVSVHGKVIKGRAIGRNIGFPTANISPEHEIIPPPGIYAVRVFYGGKEFDGVCYIGKKQSILKRQSAKDFVEVHIFGINKDLYNKSLEIEFIKKIREDRKFRNILSLREQIVKDIKTTKAILSRHKKYHKI
- the mraZ gene encoding transcriptional regulator MraZ codes for the protein MFYGEYIHTIDRKGRLILPAKFRDVAKANFIERFFVTRGLDKCLFMLSEEEWKSQEAKFRAIPFTKQQARTFNRLYFSGAIEVLADKQGRILLPQYLKDYAEIKRDVIIVGVSNRIEIWSKDKWQEFYSNSKTSFEEIAEKLLDNNP
- a CDS encoding bifunctional oligoribonuclease/PAP phosphatase NrnA; its protein translation is MKYMKKKILRQVVESIRKNKKFIITSHRNLEGDALGSELAFFRLLRKIGKEALMVNADPVPYSYSFLPDIEKIAKYKKSLAGLRFDCFVTLDCSGMNRCGEVSNIRINSDTVVNIDHHISNEAFGDVNWVDPKASSCSEMVYGLYKEMRVPFDKSSALQLYTGIMTDTGSFKYVNTTPATFMAAAELTKFNLDINGIYRKVYEDIPFEDIKFLLSVLPAIKRGVNGRIVWFKITKKITPGKLAIDLSEHLLNFGRSIKNVDVVVLFKENLGDNKEVRVNFRSQGRVDVNKIAAFFGGGGHKTASGCTIEGGIDEVIHKVIGKIKSEIK
- a CDS encoding CCA tRNA nucleotidyltransferase; protein product: MKRHLDKLPEEKKQIISAFSAIAASRGISIYLVGGFVRDLLLGRINLDLDIVAERDGISLAEEFAARLKAKAVFHKRFGTATIIVPGSGFKVDITTARSESYPYPASLPVVRRGNLKEDLFRRDFTINSMAICISQGEFGKLIDYYGGQKDLRDKKVRVLHKVSFIDDPTRILRAIRFEQRFGFSIEPETRILLRDAVKLKMLEATQPQRLRDEIILMLKEENCLKQLRRMDKLVGFRSIHNKLELKKKDYQLISSMQKEVSWYNKLYPDRRILDSWLIYFMAVVDPLNLKQAKEVTDRMVLKKGEDKRIFSYKSLFVKVERALSKDRISPLMIFRLLEPLSYETIIAFRAKTANAKVKSKIRDFFDIYNGMRLYVSGHDLHKLGLSPSPLYQKIFSRVLAAKINGKIRTREQELGLIRKYLRLGL
- the ligA gene encoding NAD-dependent DNA ligase LigA — translated: MPGCLNFLHRGSRLEDRVSENVKNKIERLKRDIRFHDRLYYVLSDPKISDKEYDVLLKELQALEDKYPQYKTEDSPTVRLSGGILKGFRSIRHVEKMYSLDNTYSFDEIYSWKDRVLKNLPDGKISYVAELKIDGVSANLTYRNGKLISAATRGDGQTGEDITENIKRVRSIPLTLSGDNLPEFIEVRGEVYMEKQSLSNLNRQREAAGEPIFANPRNAASGSLKLLDSEEVAKRRLLFYAHSLGAYSGVKLSGHFEFLQKLKYWGIRVNEHVKLCHTIEDVIEYCKLWQGKREGLAYEIDGAVIKVDNLEQQHKLGFTLKSPRWAIAYKFPARQATTEVMKIVFQVGRTGVITPVAELKPVECGGVIIKHATLHNFDEIERLGIREHDRVLIERAGEVIPKIIKVIERRGKSAVRIPKECPVCSGKVIKEKEEDVAYRCINPNCGEQLQRSILHFASRQAMDIEGMGEAVVSQLIGLKLVGSFSDIYRLKGKDLSALELFKEKKINNLLSAIDASRHRPLSRLIYGLGIRHVGEKAAYVLASKFGSINKLAAADMPTLQGIHEVGPIMAESIVDYFAQPQAKKLIEEFSSLGLNLKEEAKKTKNTPLTGKRVVFTGELKNFSRQEAEELVRQNGGYPISSVSKATDFVVAGDNPGSKYNNARKMNIRILNEQEFERFLK
- a CDS encoding acylphosphatase, whose amino-acid sequence is MPNQVHVFYEGRVQGIGFRFTVERIANQLGVYGWVRNLGDGRVELWAEGDSGILKEFLSQIKSYFLQYINNTEENWQQGVSLFQDFRVRF